DNA sequence from the Thermodesulfobacteriota bacterium genome:
GCATCCGCCTGTACGAGGCGCCGCCTTACCGCGATCCGTTCACCGGCCGGTTCGTGATCCCGGAGACCGCGGTCACCGGCAGCCTCCTGGCCTATCTCGATGCGACGGTCGACCCGCTCCAGGCCTGGCTGGCGGATGACCAGCGCAGCCTGCCGGCCGCGGCCTCCTTCCCGCTGCCCGGCCGGGGTGGCACCGGCAGCCTGGGGGAGTGGCTGTACGTCACCGAGGACGAGGCGGCGACCATGCGGGAGCTCCTGGCCATCCGCACCGGGCAGCTGGCGGCGGTCCAGGCGGACGACCTGCCCATCCCCCGCTTCGGCCAGGGCAAGGACGAGATCTTCTTCGTCCAGCCCTTCCTGCGCTACCTCGACGAGCGGGGCTGCGAGCGGCTGGCCTGGGGACCGGCCAGCCAGCCCTTCCGGGTGGCCTCGCCCCTGGACCCGGAGGCGGCGCGGCCGTCGGTGGTGCCCCTGCCCGGTCTCGATGACCTTAAGCGCGGCATCGCCAAGGGGGTGGTGTTCCTGACCCCCAAGTCCCTGGCCGAAAAGATCCGGTCGTTAAGCCTGGACATGGAGGTGAAGAAGAAGGACCCCGGACGGCTCGCCGCCTGCTGGAGCATCTCCTTCAGCATCCCGGCCATCACCATCTGCGCCCTTCTGCTGCTCATGATCATCCTCCATCTCCTCAACATCATCTTTTTCTGGCTGCCCTATGTCTTTCTGGCCCTGCCCCGCCTGTGCCTGAAGGCCGAGGTCAAGACCGGCGGCAGCCCGGGGGGAGGGGGCGCCGGATGAGCCAGCCGCGCGGCACCACCATCCTGAGCTTTCCGCTGCTGGGCGAGCTGACGCCGGACGGCCGCCTGGCCTGGAGCACTGGCGAGCAAAGCGTCCGGGAGGTGCTGCTCCATATCCTTCTGACCCGGCCTGGCGAGCGCTTGCTGCGACCGGAATTCGGGGCGGGACTCAGGGATTTTGTCCACCGGCCCAACACCGAGGCCACCCGGGCGCTTCTGGCCGACAGCGTGCGCCGGGCCGTCACCCGCTGGGAGCCGCGGGTGATCCTGGAGGATGTCTTCGCCCTGCCGGATCCCACGCGACCGGCGGTGGTGCATCTTTCCATCCGCTACCGGCTGCGGGTCAGTGGCGAGCCGGAGCGCTTCGATCTGACCCTGGAGCTGACCGGAGGATCGTGACACCATGCCGCTGCCCCTGCCCGAGCTGGATGACCGCCGCTTCGACGACCTGGTGACCGAGCTCCGGGAGCGGCTCTCCCGCCATCTGCCGGAGCTGACCGTGCTCGCCCCCGGCGACCCGGTCTTTGCCCTGGTGGACCTTTTCGCCTGGCTGACCGAGACGGTGATCTTCCGGGCCAACCTCATCCCGGAGCGCCAGCGCCGCGCCTTCCTGAACCTCCTGCAGATTCCCCTGCGGCCGGCGGTGCCGGCCCGGGGCCTGGTGGCCATCGACGCGCCGCCCACCCAGGCCAGCCTGCCGCCCCTTCTGGCGGCGGAAAGCGGCCTGCGCGCCAAGGGGGTCGCCTTTGCCACCAGCGGCGAGGTGCAGCCGACGCCGCTTGCCCTCCATGTCCTGGTGAAAGAGGAGCAAGACGACGCGGCCCTGGCGGCCCTCGGCATCACCCGAGCCGCCTTGCGGGAGCAGTACGGGATGGCGGCGGTGCCCTTCCGGCCCCGCACCCTCATCCCGGGCCGGGATGCGCTGACCCTGGCCGGCAGCCTGGATCACGCCCTCCATCTGGGCCTCGCCATCCACCGGCGCCTGGTGCCGGAGCGGGAGGGCCTGCGGCAGGCCTTGCGGGGCCGGATCCTCAATATCGGCCTGGCGCCGGCCGGCGAGGGGCCAGCCCCGGACCTGGCGATGGTGGCCGGCATCGACGTGCTCCGTCCCCGTCCTCTGATCTGGGAGCTGGCCTGGCAGGACAAACAGGGCGTCATCCGCTACCTGCCCCTGGAGGAGGTGGCGGACAGCTCCCTGGGCGGCCGGCGCTTGGGGGTGGCGCGGCTGCGGCTGCCCGCCAACCCGGATCTGCTGGCCGCCCCGGTGCAGGACGATCCCCAGTTTGCCGGCATGGGCGACGCCCCGCCGGAGCCGCCCGCCGAGCTGGCCGCCGAGCAGTTCCTCTTCTGGCTCCGTCTCCGCTGTCCCGACGAGCCCAACCTCGCCCTCGGCTACCTGGGGGTGAACTGTGTCGAGGTCCTGGGCCAGGGGATTGAGCGGGACGCCATGGTGGGGGTGGGCACCGGCCGGCCGGACCAGGTGGTGAGCCTGCCCTGGCAGGACATCGACCCGGAAAGCCTAGTGCTGGAGGTGGCGGAGGGCGCTGCCTGGGTACCCTGGCAGCGGCAGGAGGTGCTGGCCGGAGGCGATGCCAACGCCCGGGTCTATCGCCTCGATCCGGCGGCAGGCCTGGTCGTCTTCGGCGACGGCCAGCACGGCCGCCGGCCACCGGCCGGCTCCCGCATCCGGGTGGCGTACTTGCGCCACGGCGGTGGCCTGGCCGGCAACCTGCCGGCCGGCGCCATCCGGGAGCTGGCCGCAGGCAGCGGCAGCCTGGTCCTCCGTCACGAATGGCCCACCAGGGGCGGCCGCGACGCCGAAAGTATCGACCAGGCCGAGCGCCGCATCCCCGCCTTCCTGGCCCACCGGGAGCGGGCAGTGGCTGCCGGCGACTTCGCGGCCCTGGCCCGGGACAATCCCATCAATCCGGTGGCCCGGGCCGAGGTGCTGCCGGGCTTCTTCCCAGGCACCAGCATCGCCACCGTGCGGCCGCGGGTTCCGGGGGTGGTGAGCGTCTTTGTGCTGCCGCCGGCAGCCCCGGCCCTGGCCGCGCCACCCCGGCCGAGTGCCGGCCTCTTGCAAGACGTCTTCGGCTATCTTGCCAGCCGCAAGGTCCTGGGCACCGAGCTTTATGTCCTGAGCCCGGAGTTCGTGCCAATGGCCGCGGCCGTGGCCATGCGGGTGCGGGATCCCCAGGTGGAGACCGAGACCAGGACCGCGGTGGCCGCGGCCCTCCGGGACTATCTGTGGGCCCTGCCGCCGGCCGGCCCCCTTGGCCAGGGCTGGCCCCTGGGCGCGGAGGTGGACGCCGCCGAGCTGCGCACCCAGGCCTCCCGGGTGCCGGGGGTGCTGGCGGTGACCGATCTGCGGCTCTTTGCCCAGGAGCCCCGGACCGGGACCTGGCAGGAGCAGCCCGGCCGGCTGCCTCTGGCCGATTACCAGCTGCCGTCGCTCGCCGCCGTGGAGACGGCGATCGGCGACGGCCCGGCAGGCATCCCCGCGGTCACCGGCCTGGCCGGGGTTGGTGCCGCCGGCGCCGGCACCGGGGGTGGCGGCCAGCCCGTGCCGGTACCGGTCAACCCGGAGGTGTGCTGAGCATGGACAGCATGGACAAGATGGACATTATGGACAAGGCCCCCCGGTCCATCTTGTCCATTCTGTCCATCCCCCAGGGAGCCTGACCATGGACGCCAACGGCACCCGCTTTCTCATCTTAGACGCCGCCGCAGATTTCACCACCGGCGACGGCTGCGTCTGGCAGCCGCGCCTGTCTGGCCTGGTCCTGGCCCAGGCCCAGGAGCTGCGGCTGCCGGCCACGACGCCGGCCCAGGCCCTGGGTGTCTGGCAAGCGGCAGGGCCCCTGGTGCGGGACGATTTCGGGCAGATCGGCCGCCTGTCCCCGGACCGCTCCCTTTTCCAGGTGGCCCGGTCCTGGACCACCCGGGACGAGGACTTCCGGCCGGTCCTGGCCGCGGCCGAGGGCCTGGCCGGCAGCTCGGCCCGGGAGGCCGCCCTGGACCCGGTGGCCGCGCCGGCGGGCTGCCGGTTCACCGATCTGGCCCTGGGTGGCGAGGGCCTGGCAGTTCTCGGCTGGAGTGATGGCGCCAGCCGTCATGGTCTCACCCTGGTCCATCTCGGCCGGCGCTGGCAGGCCTCCTGCGGCGTGGCCTTTCCCCCCCGGCGGGTGCTGGTGGATGGGGCCAACCGCTGCTGGTGGGCCGATGACACGCACCTGGGTGTAGCGTGGGGTCAGCCCCTGCCCGCGCCTTACCGGCCCCGGCCGGAGCGGTTCGAGCCGGCGCAGCTCGTCCCCCGGCCCCTGGCCCAGGAGTGGGTGCAGGGGCTCCCCCCGGGTCTGGCGCTGCGGGGCCTGGCCGGCGCCGGCCAGACCCGCTTCCATCTGGCCAGGCTGGCCGGCGGCCCTGATCCGGCCGGTCTGCGGCCCTGGCAGGTGGTGGCCAGCCGCACCCTTGAACCGGACCCGGCGGCGCCTTTCACCCTCTGGCCGGTCGATCCCCGCGTCGGGCCAGCCACCGACCTGGCGGTCCCGCCGGATGGCCGCCTCGCCCTGCTGGTCCCCCGGGAGCCCGGAGAGGATCCTTTCCGGAACCGCGACTGCCCGGTGGTGACCCTGACCGACACCGGGCAGCGGCCGCGGGCGCTCCTGGCCCAAGAGCGCTTTCCCCAGCGGAGCCAGCTCTCCCCCCGCTTCGTGGGGGGCCTGGACGGCCAGGTCCGCTATCTCGCCGCCGATGGCCCCTGCCGGCTGCTGCCCCTGGCCCAGGCCCGCTACCCCAGCCAGGGGACCAGTGGCCTCCCCCGGCCCCTGGACAGCGGCGAGCCGGATACCCTCTGGCACCGCCTGGAGCTGGCGGCGTGCATCCCGGCCGGCTGCCATCTCACGGTCGAGGCGCGGGTGGCCGACAGCCCCGACGCCCTGAGCCGGGCGGACTGGAACCGCCAGCCGCCGCCGTTGCGCCTCCGGCGGCCGCTGGACGCGGTCGGGCCAGGGGAGCGCTTCGAGATCCTCCTCCAGCGGCCCCAGGGCCGGGTGCGGCAGCTGCGGGGCCGCTACCTGGCTCTGCGCTTGACGCTTGCCGGTGACGGCCGCAGCACCCCCGTGGTCCATGGGCTGCGGGTCTGGTATCCCCGGTTCTCCTGGCAGACGGCCCACCTGCCGGAGCATCTGCACCAGCAGGAGCGGCCGCCGGCGGTCACACCGGCCGAGCCGGTGCCCGCCAATGCCGCCGATCTGCGGGAACGGCTGCTGGCCGTCTTTGAAGGGCTCCTCACCCCCATCGAGGACCGGATCGCCGCCGCCGAAGCCCTGCTGCACCCTGCCACCATGCCCCGCCGTCTCCTGGCTCGGGTCGCCGAAGCCCTGGGCGGGCCGCTGCCAATCGGCTGGCCCGAGGCCCGGCAGCGGCGCTGGCTGGCGGCGCTGGGCCAGCTGCAGGCCTGGCGGGGCACCCTGGCCGGCCTCAGTCTGGCCCTCGATATCGCCACCGGCGGCGGGGTCGGGCGCGGCCAGGTGGTGCCGGTGGAGCACTACCGCCTGCGCCGCACCATGGCCACCATCCTGGGCATCGCCCTGGATGACACCGGCCATCCCCTGACCCTGGGCACCGGGCTTTCCGGCAACAGCATCGTCGGTGACAGCCTCATCCTGGGCGACGACAGCAGCCGGGAATTCCTGGCCCTGTTCGCGCCGGAGCTGGTGGCTCGCGCGGGGTCCCGGGCGGAGGAGACGGTGGCCGCCTTTTTCGACCAGGCCAGCCATCGCCTCACCGTGCTCCTGCACGGCGAAGCGAAGGCCCAGCAACCCCTGGTGGAGGAGGTCTGCGCCGCCGAGGTGCCCGCCCACCTCCTCTGGACCGTGAAGGCCAGCGACCACCCCTTCGTGCTGGGGCTCTCCCCTTTGCTCGGTATCGACACCTACCTGACGCTCCTGCCGCCAGCCCGGCCCGTGAAGGCCGACCGGAGCCGCCTGGGCCGCGGCGACCTCATCCGCAACCCCGTGGCCCTGGCCCCCGAGCTGGCGCCCATCCCATGATTCCCCTGATTCCCATAGCTCCTATGCAGCTGAGCCTCCGGCAAGGATGAGACAGGAGACCGATCATGAGCCAACCCCCGAACGATGACCTGACCTTGGCAGCGGACGTCCGTTTCGACGAGCCCCTGAAAAGGGTCTCCTTCCAGCCGGGCATGCTGCTGGGCCTGGAGGCCACCCGCGCCGAGCAGGACTACCACCGCCGGCACCTGGTGCGCCATGCCTACTGGCTCCACGGCGCCGGCACGGTGGCCGGTCTGGCGGTGCGCCTCGATGGCGACGATCCAGGCGTGGATACGGCCAGTGTCACGGTGCGTCTGTTCGTGGGGCCGGGCCTGGCGGTGGACGGCCTGGGCCGGGAGGTCATGCTCCACGAGCCGTACTGCCTGGATCTTTCCGCCTGGCTCCGGTTTCAGCACGAGGATCCGGACCGCTGGGCGGCGCTGCTCCGGGACGGCCTGGAGGAGGCCACCGATCTGTTGTGGCTGCGGGTGACCATCCGTTACCAGGACTGCGCCTCGGGCCTGCAGCCGGTCCTGGCCACCGAGGTCAATGCCGGCACCGATCCGGTGCAGCCCAGCCGCATCGCCGACAGCTGCCGGCTGGAGATTCTGGCCCAGCGGCCCCTGCCCGCCGCCGGCCTGCGGCCCTGGGCCAGCCATGCCGCCCTGCCGAGTGACCCCGCGCGCCTGCTCACCCCAGCCGAAGCCGCCTTCCTCGATGATCCCGCCAATGCCGCCGTGCGGGAGGAGCTGGCCCTGGCCGGCCGCCTCCTCCATGCCCTGCCCCAGGACAACCAGGCCCTGGCCACCGGCGCCGGCACCGCCGAGGAGACGGCCGAGCTGGCTCGCCTGCTGCTGGCCCGGGTGACGGTCCGCCTCACCCCGGAGCACCGGCCCCTGCCCAACCCCCGCCGCATCCAGGTCAACAACCTGGTACGCCCGTTCCTGCTCACCCCGCGCCTGGCCGCCTGGCTGGGCCGGCAGGGATAAGGAGACTGCCATGAGCGACATCGATTTTCAGCCCCTGGCCCTGGGACGCCTGAACCGGCAGGGCGGCCGGCTGTCCAGCATCGACCCCCGGCTCTCCCGTACCAGCTATTTCGATGGCCGGCTGCTCAAGGCCCAGGATCTCACCCGGGATCAGATCTATCTCGACGAGCGGGCCCGGGAGATCGGCCGCCTCCTGGGCTCCGGCATCGCCGCCGGCCTGACGCCGGCCCTGAGGGACGGCTTCCGCCTGCAGGTCTCCCCAGGACTGGCCGTGGCCCCGTCCGGCCGGGTGCTGGAGCTGGACCGCACCCTGGAGGTCAACCTGCTGGATCAGGGGCTCATCGCCAGCCTCAACGCCGGCCGCAGCCGCCCTTTTCGCGCCGGCCTTTACGCCGTGGCCGTCCAGTATGCCGAGGTCGGCACCGGCGCGGCCGAGGCCTATCCGGCGGATCTGGCGAGCCAGCGGGTTTTGCGGGTCGCCAGCTTTGCCGAGGGCGTGGAACTGACCCTGGTGCCCCTGACCACTGCCCTGCCCCAGGGGGATGACCTCACCGCCCGGGCCGCCCTGGTCCGCAGCTTCATGGCCGTATCCGGCCAGCTGCCGGAGCTGCCGGACGAGGCGGTGGGGCTTGGCCTTCTGGCCTTCGCCGCCGGCCGGCCGGCCTGGCTGGACCTGGGCCTGGTGCGCCGTCCCTTGCGGCCGTCCCACACGCCGGGGGCCTTCCAGGACGACCTGGCGGCACACTACCAGGAGCTCCTGGCGGACATCCTGGAAAGTCGTCAGGCCCGGGGCCTGCCCGGCGGGATCGTGGCCGCCCACGTCTTCCGGCTGCTGCCGCCTTTCGGCCCGCTGCCCAAGGCAGCGGTGGATCCGGTGGCCGGCAGCCACAGCTTCTTTCCGGAAGGGTACGAGGTCGCCATCGCGCCGGTCCGGGCCAGCGACCTGCCGGCCATCATCGAGGAGAGCCGGCGCCTGCCGGCCATGGATCTGGAACGGGACCAGGATGCCGACGTCATGGTGCTGGTGCCCCTGGCCGAGGACGATTTCGCCACCCGGGCCCGCCAGCTGGAAGCGATCCCGGCCGCCGGGGGGGGACCGTCGCGCCTGCCGGCGGTGTCTCCCCTGCTGCTCCGCTGGCGCAAGCCCTCCCCGGCCTTCCGTCTCGACACCGACGCCGGTGTCTGGGGCCAGATCTGGCAGACCGTGGGGCCGCACGACCCGGTCTACGTGCGCCGGCCGCCCCGGGCCGCCGAGACCGGGGTGGGGGCGGTGGTGCTGGCGCGGGGCTTTCCGCTGCCGCCGCGAACGACAGGCCGGCCGCCGGCAACCAGCACCGCTGTTCTCAACAAGCGGCTGGAGGCGAGCCGCCAGGCCAAGGCCCTGGCAGAGGCCCGGGTGGAGAACCTGGAGCAAGGCCAGTACCTGGACCGGCTGGCCGTAGGCCATCTGGCCACCCTGCGCCAGGTCCCGGCCGGGCCGGCCCGGAAGGCAGCGGAGCGGCTGGCCAGCCTGCTGGATGCGGCCAGCGGCCCCGGGGGGCCCTTCGAGGGCCG
Encoded proteins:
- a CDS encoding GPW/gp25 family protein, whose amino-acid sequence is MSQPRGTTILSFPLLGELTPDGRLAWSTGEQSVREVLLHILLTRPGERLLRPEFGAGLRDFVHRPNTEATRALLADSVRRAVTRWEPRVILEDVFALPDPTRPAVVHLSIRYRLRVSGEPERFDLTLELTGGS
- a CDS encoding baseplate J/gp47 family protein, whose amino-acid sequence is MPLPLPELDDRRFDDLVTELRERLSRHLPELTVLAPGDPVFALVDLFAWLTETVIFRANLIPERQRRAFLNLLQIPLRPAVPARGLVAIDAPPTQASLPPLLAAESGLRAKGVAFATSGEVQPTPLALHVLVKEEQDDAALAALGITRAALREQYGMAAVPFRPRTLIPGRDALTLAGSLDHALHLGLAIHRRLVPEREGLRQALRGRILNIGLAPAGEGPAPDLAMVAGIDVLRPRPLIWELAWQDKQGVIRYLPLEEVADSSLGGRRLGVARLRLPANPDLLAAPVQDDPQFAGMGDAPPEPPAELAAEQFLFWLRLRCPDEPNLALGYLGVNCVEVLGQGIERDAMVGVGTGRPDQVVSLPWQDIDPESLVLEVAEGAAWVPWQRQEVLAGGDANARVYRLDPAAGLVVFGDGQHGRRPPAGSRIRVAYLRHGGGLAGNLPAGAIRELAAGSGSLVLRHEWPTRGGRDAESIDQAERRIPAFLAHRERAVAAGDFAALARDNPINPVARAEVLPGFFPGTSIATVRPRVPGVVSVFVLPPAAPALAAPPRPSAGLLQDVFGYLASRKVLGTELYVLSPEFVPMAAAVAMRVRDPQVETETRTAVAAALRDYLWALPPAGPLGQGWPLGAEVDAAELRTQASRVPGVLAVTDLRLFAQEPRTGTWQEQPGRLPLADYQLPSLAAVETAIGDGPAGIPAVTGLAGVGAAGAGTGGGGQPVPVPVNPEVC